From Salinibacterium sp. ZJ450, one genomic window encodes:
- a CDS encoding M3 family metallopeptidase produces MTNPFFSPSVLPYGLPPFADIADEHYTEAFDRGFEEQLAEVAAIVANPEEPTFENTMLPLERSGQTLSRVSHVFFTRSSADSSDFTNALEEQYAPRIAAHTDAIRLNPALWERIETLHGRRGRLGLDAESQYLIERYYTEYSLAGAALAEAQKAKLRDFNQRLSTLTTRFEKNLLADTNDLAVVIDDVRQLDGLAPEQISAAGEAARERGLDGKYLITLVLSTGHPLLSSLTDRELRRRIMTASRSRGSRGGEHDNSALVLEIARLRAERANLLGFPTHAAYVTADETAGSPEAVTDLLGKLAPPAARNAEAEQQKLQAIAGAEITVEAWDWAFYSEQVRRAEFDVDLAAMRPYFEAERVLRDGVFFAATRLYGVTFTERDDLSAYHPDARVFEVHNEDGSALGLYILDLYTRDSKRGGAWMNSLISQNSLLQHPSIVVNNLNVAKPSPGEATLLTFDEVTTLFHEFGHALHGLFAEVTYPKFAGTNVFRDFVEFPSQVNEMWMLWPEVLQNYAVHHESGDRMPQHLVDRIQASQKFNEGFATSEYLAAALLDQAWHLIEAHANISDVAQFEAGALASVGLDNPAVPPRYSSTSFAHAFSGGYDAGYYSYIWSEVLDADTVEWFRANGGLTRGNGDRFRALVLGVGGSVDPHEAYLHFRGRAADITPLLERRGLN; encoded by the coding sequence ATGACGAATCCGTTCTTCTCCCCCTCGGTGTTGCCGTATGGGCTGCCGCCGTTCGCCGACATCGCGGACGAGCACTACACGGAGGCGTTTGACCGCGGATTCGAGGAACAGCTCGCCGAGGTGGCCGCGATCGTCGCGAACCCGGAAGAACCCACATTCGAGAACACCATGCTGCCGCTGGAGCGCAGCGGGCAGACCCTGAGCCGGGTCTCGCACGTGTTCTTCACCCGCAGCTCGGCGGATTCCAGCGACTTCACGAACGCGCTCGAAGAGCAGTACGCGCCGAGGATTGCCGCGCACACCGACGCCATCCGACTGAACCCCGCGCTCTGGGAACGCATCGAGACCCTGCACGGCCGCCGCGGCCGGCTCGGGCTGGACGCGGAGTCGCAGTACCTGATCGAGCGCTACTACACCGAGTACAGCCTCGCCGGCGCCGCGCTGGCCGAGGCGCAGAAGGCCAAGCTCCGCGATTTCAACCAGCGACTGTCAACGCTAACCACCCGGTTCGAGAAGAATCTGCTGGCCGACACCAACGACCTGGCCGTTGTCATCGATGATGTGCGGCAGCTCGACGGGCTCGCGCCCGAACAGATCTCGGCCGCTGGCGAAGCTGCCAGGGAACGCGGGCTGGACGGCAAGTACCTGATCACGCTCGTGCTGTCGACCGGCCACCCGCTGCTGTCGTCGCTGACCGATCGCGAACTGCGCCGGCGCATCATGACGGCGTCGCGCTCGCGAGGCAGCCGCGGCGGCGAGCACGACAACAGTGCCCTGGTGCTCGAGATCGCGCGCCTGCGCGCCGAGCGGGCCAACCTGCTCGGCTTCCCCACACACGCCGCATACGTCACCGCCGACGAGACCGCCGGATCACCCGAGGCGGTGACCGACCTGCTCGGCAAGCTGGCGCCCCCGGCCGCCCGCAACGCGGAGGCGGAGCAGCAGAAGCTGCAGGCCATCGCCGGCGCCGAGATCACGGTCGAGGCGTGGGACTGGGCGTTCTACAGCGAACAAGTGCGCCGCGCCGAATTCGACGTCGACCTCGCGGCGATGCGCCCGTACTTCGAGGCGGAGCGGGTGCTGCGTGACGGTGTCTTCTTCGCCGCCACCCGGCTGTACGGCGTGACGTTCACCGAGCGCGACGACCTGTCCGCCTACCACCCGGACGCCCGCGTGTTCGAGGTGCACAACGAAGACGGCTCCGCGCTCGGCCTGTACATCCTCGACCTGTACACCCGCGACTCCAAGCGCGGCGGAGCGTGGATGAACTCGCTCATCTCGCAGAACAGCCTGTTGCAGCATCCGAGCATCGTCGTCAACAATCTCAACGTGGCGAAGCCGTCCCCGGGCGAGGCCACCCTGCTCACCTTCGACGAGGTGACCACGCTGTTCCACGAGTTCGGGCACGCGCTGCACGGGTTGTTCGCCGAGGTGACGTACCCGAAGTTCGCCGGCACCAATGTCTTCCGTGACTTCGTGGAGTTTCCGAGCCAGGTCAACGAGATGTGGATGCTCTGGCCGGAGGTACTCCAGAACTACGCGGTGCATCACGAGAGCGGCGACCGGATGCCGCAGCACCTGGTCGACCGGATTCAGGCGTCGCAGAAATTCAACGAGGGATTCGCCACCAGTGAATACCTGGCCGCGGCGTTGCTCGATCAGGCCTGGCACCTGATCGAGGCCCATGCCAATATTTCGGATGTCGCCCAATTCGAGGCCGGCGCGCTGGCGTCGGTCGGACTCGATAACCCCGCCGTGCCGCCACGCTACTCCAGCACCTCCTTCGCGCACGCCTTCTCCGGAGGGTATGACGCCGGTTACTACTCGTACATCTGGAGCGAGGTTCTGGATGCGGATACCGTGGAGTGGTTCCGGGCGAACGGCGGCCTCACCCGGGGGAACGGAGACCGGTTCCGGGCGCTGGTGCTCGGCGTCGGCGGATCCGTCGATCCGCACGAGGCGTACCTGCACTTTCGAGGACGAGCCGCCGACATCACCCCGTTGCTGGAGCGGAGAGGGCTGAACTGA
- a CDS encoding TerC family protein — MIPTWIWVLTIIFIIGLLVFDFVFHVRTAHAPTLRESAIWSSIYVGIAVLFGVGMFVFGGLELGTEYFAGYVTEKALSVDNLFVFLIIMGSFKVPREDQQKVLLFGIVFALIARTGFIFLGAALINTFAWVFYIFGLILLITAGNLLKPSHDDEGENFVIRLVRRVFHTTDYYDGDKLFTMHEGKRALTPMLLVMVAIAGTDLLFALDSIPAIFGLTQNVYIVFTATAFSLLGLRQLYFLIDGLLDRLIYLSYGLAAILAFIGVKLVLHALHENNLPFINGGEPVPVIEISTGLSLTVIIGILVITVVGSIVSPKGKARTAVVNLRRYSDEYLDLSYTADPVERQRVYDEMVEAEHTVTGLPPKYRAMMKQPELLRENLRRAHAEQEDFFSI; from the coding sequence ATGATCCCCACCTGGATCTGGGTGCTGACGATAATCTTCATCATCGGCCTGCTGGTGTTCGACTTCGTCTTCCACGTGCGCACGGCGCACGCGCCGACCCTGCGCGAATCAGCGATCTGGTCGTCGATCTACGTCGGCATCGCCGTGTTGTTCGGTGTTGGCATGTTTGTCTTCGGCGGTCTCGAACTCGGCACTGAGTACTTTGCCGGCTACGTCACCGAGAAGGCGCTCTCCGTCGACAACCTGTTCGTGTTCCTGATCATCATGGGAAGCTTCAAGGTTCCGCGCGAAGACCAGCAGAAGGTGCTGCTGTTCGGCATCGTCTTCGCGCTGATCGCCCGCACCGGATTCATCTTCCTCGGCGCCGCGCTGATCAACACGTTCGCGTGGGTGTTCTACATCTTCGGGCTGATCCTGCTCATCACCGCCGGCAACCTGCTCAAACCCTCGCACGACGACGAGGGTGAGAACTTCGTCATCCGCCTGGTGCGGCGGGTGTTCCACACCACCGACTATTACGACGGCGACAAGTTGTTCACCATGCACGAGGGCAAGCGGGCGCTCACCCCGATGCTGCTGGTAATGGTCGCGATCGCCGGCACCGACCTGCTATTCGCACTCGACTCAATCCCGGCGATCTTCGGGCTCACCCAGAACGTCTACATCGTCTTCACCGCGACCGCGTTCTCACTGCTCGGGCTGCGGCAGCTGTACTTCCTGATCGACGGACTGCTGGACCGGTTGATCTACCTGTCCTACGGGCTGGCCGCGATCCTGGCCTTCATCGGCGTGAAGCTCGTGCTGCACGCGCTGCACGAGAACAACCTGCCGTTCATCAACGGCGGCGAGCCCGTGCCGGTGATCGAGATCTCAACCGGCCTGTCCCTCACAGTCATCATCGGCATCCTCGTGATCACCGTGGTCGGCTCGATCGTGAGCCCCAAGGGCAAGGCGCGCACCGCCGTGGTCAACCTGCGTCGCTACTCCGACGAGTATCTCGACCTGTCCTACACCGCCGACCCAGTGGAGCGTCAGCGGGTGTACGACGAGATGGTCGAGGCCGAGCACACCGTCACCGGGCTTCCCCCGAAATATCGGGCCATGATGAAACAGCCGGAGCTGCTGCGCGAGAACCTGCGGCGTGCGCATGCCGAGCAAGAGGACTTCTTCTCGATCTAA
- a CDS encoding benzoate/H(+) symporter BenE family transporter has product MLQPIVAGVIGALTGFASSFAIVIAGLRASGASEQQAASGLLILCLAQAILAMVFSWRYRMPLSFSWSTPGAAMLIASEGVTGEFSAAVGAFIVCGVLLALTGLWPALGRAMTAIPTPLASAMLAGILFPMCLAPITAAVDLPMFALPVVLVWLVLYRLAPRWAVPAAMVVTVIVVGIAAGDQWADGASLLPQFSLVPPTLDPAVIVSLGVPLYIVTMAGQNVPGFAVLTTFGYPAPPVAPILIGSGLISAAGAFVGGHVNNLAALSAAIMAGPDAHPDRDKRWVATFSGGAAYILLGLGAGAATAVVAAAPPVLITAAAGLALFGAFIAALVSAFGETQHRLAAAVTFLVVVSGVVIVGIGSAFWGLIAGGVAMAWLMGRRPSIA; this is encoded by the coding sequence TTGCTGCAGCCGATCGTCGCAGGAGTCATCGGCGCGCTCACCGGATTCGCGAGCTCATTTGCGATCGTGATCGCCGGGCTGCGGGCGAGCGGTGCCAGCGAGCAGCAAGCGGCGAGCGGGCTCCTCATCCTCTGTCTCGCCCAGGCGATTCTTGCCATGGTGTTCTCTTGGCGTTACCGGATGCCGCTGTCGTTCTCCTGGTCGACGCCGGGTGCGGCCATGCTGATCGCGTCGGAGGGGGTTACCGGGGAGTTCTCCGCGGCGGTGGGTGCGTTCATCGTCTGCGGCGTCCTGCTGGCGTTGACCGGGCTCTGGCCGGCGCTTGGACGGGCAATGACCGCGATCCCGACTCCGCTTGCCAGCGCGATGCTTGCCGGCATCCTGTTTCCGATGTGTCTGGCTCCGATCACCGCGGCAGTCGACCTGCCGATGTTCGCACTGCCCGTGGTTCTCGTCTGGTTGGTGCTCTATCGGCTGGCGCCGCGCTGGGCGGTGCCAGCCGCCATGGTGGTGACCGTGATTGTTGTGGGCATCGCTGCCGGGGACCAGTGGGCGGATGGGGCGTCTCTGCTGCCGCAGTTCAGCCTGGTGCCGCCGACCCTTGACCCCGCGGTGATTGTCAGCCTCGGCGTACCGCTGTACATCGTGACGATGGCGGGGCAGAACGTGCCCGGCTTCGCGGTGCTCACCACATTCGGCTACCCCGCGCCGCCGGTGGCGCCCATTCTGATCGGCAGCGGACTCATCTCGGCCGCCGGCGCGTTCGTCGGAGGCCACGTGAACAATCTGGCGGCGCTCTCGGCCGCAATCATGGCCGGGCCCGACGCGCATCCGGATCGAGACAAGCGCTGGGTGGCCACGTTCAGCGGGGGAGCGGCGTACATTCTGCTGGGCCTCGGCGCGGGGGCTGCCACGGCGGTGGTGGCCGCGGCGCCGCCGGTGCTGATCACTGCGGCGGCCGGGCTCGCCCTGTTCGGCGCGTTCATCGCCGCGCTCGTCTCTGCCTTCGGCGAGACCCAGCACCGTCTGGCGGCGGCGGTCACCTTCCTGGTCGTGGTATCCGGAGTGGTGATCGTGGGAATCGGGAGCGCCTTCTGGGGGCTGATTGCCGGCGGCGTGGCGATGGCCTGGCTGATGGGCCGCCGGCCCAGCATCGCGTGA